In a single window of the Pseudomonas oryzihabitans genome:
- a CDS encoding mechanosensitive ion channel family protein — MTAIDWTGWLTAPWITTLIAAAVALLISTIALILAFAAIRRLANPFLLARNLVKYAEKPARLAVPLVVLQGVWNSAPDALPLLRAVQHVTGLLSIAAFTWLGLRMVKAVGATIALRNPVDVVDNLRARRIQTQSRVLVRSLSFVVLLIGIALMLMTFPAVRQVGASLLASAGVAGLVAGIAARPVLGNLIAGLQIAVTQPIRLDDVVIVEGEWGRVEEITGTYVVVRIWDDRRLVVPLQYFIETPFQNWTRSSSSLIGSVFIWVDYSLPLAPIRTELERACAEVPHLWDGRVCVLQVTDASSESMQVRVLVSSGDSSKNWDLRCFVRERLITYVNREFPLCLPKLRTELGRRDHLPSLHSDERHEPAVRQPEV, encoded by the coding sequence ATGACGGCTATCGACTGGACGGGTTGGCTCACCGCCCCCTGGATCACCACCCTGATCGCGGCGGCGGTCGCCCTGCTGATCAGCACCATTGCCCTGATCCTGGCCTTCGCCGCTATCCGCCGCCTGGCCAACCCTTTCCTGCTCGCTCGCAACCTGGTCAAGTACGCGGAGAAACCCGCACGCCTCGCCGTGCCGCTGGTCGTGCTCCAGGGTGTCTGGAACTCAGCACCCGATGCCCTGCCGCTGTTGCGTGCGGTACAGCATGTGACCGGGCTATTGAGCATCGCCGCCTTCACCTGGCTAGGCCTGCGCATGGTTAAGGCGGTGGGCGCCACCATCGCCCTGCGCAATCCGGTGGATGTGGTCGACAATCTGCGCGCCCGTCGGATCCAGACACAAAGCCGGGTACTGGTGCGCAGCCTCAGCTTCGTCGTGCTGCTGATCGGTATCGCCCTGATGCTGATGACCTTTCCGGCCGTCCGGCAGGTGGGTGCCAGCCTGCTGGCCTCGGCTGGCGTCGCCGGCCTGGTGGCCGGTATCGCGGCGCGCCCCGTGCTGGGCAACCTCATCGCTGGCTTGCAGATTGCCGTGACCCAGCCGATCCGGCTGGACGACGTGGTCATCGTCGAGGGCGAATGGGGCCGGGTGGAAGAGATCACCGGTACCTACGTGGTGGTACGCATCTGGGATGATCGCCGGCTGGTAGTGCCACTCCAGTACTTCATCGAGACACCCTTCCAGAACTGGACTCGCTCCTCCTCCAGCCTGATCGGCTCGGTATTCATCTGGGTGGATTATTCATTGCCGCTGGCGCCGATCCGCACCGAATTGGAACGCGCCTGTGCCGAAGTGCCCCATTTATGGGATGGCCGCGTCTGCGTGCTGCAGGTCACTGATGCCTCGAGCGAATCCATGCAGGTTCGAGTGCTGGTGAGCTCTGGCGACTCCTCGAAGAACTGGGACCTGCGCTGTTTCGTGCGCGAGCGGCTGATCACCTATGTCAACCGCGAATTCCCCCTCTGTCTGCCCAAGCTGCGAACCGAGCTGGGCCGTCGCGATCATCTTCCTTCATTACATTCCGACGAAAGGCATGAACCTGCGGTGCGACAGCCAGAAGTCTGA
- a CDS encoding response regulator: MKPVVVVVEDENMLLGLMEEVLEGEGFEVRTFGTADLAWEHLSSAQPTPDLLITDVRMPGAIDGLELARRVKQQLPGLPIIVSSGYFEELQPERAPDIYYLPKPWRFDDLLAGCFRFLNQRKG; encoded by the coding sequence ATGAAACCAGTGGTAGTGGTCGTCGAAGACGAGAACATGTTGCTCGGGCTGATGGAAGAAGTGCTCGAAGGGGAAGGCTTTGAGGTACGGACCTTCGGTACTGCGGACCTGGCCTGGGAACACCTGTCCAGCGCGCAACCCACGCCGGACCTGCTGATCACCGATGTCCGCATGCCGGGCGCCATCGACGGCCTGGAGCTGGCTCGTCGCGTCAAGCAACAACTGCCGGGCCTGCCCATCATCGTCTCTTCCGGATACTTCGAAGAGCTGCAGCCCGAGCGCGCACCGGACATCTACTACCTGCCCAAGCCCTGGCGCTTCGACGACCTGCTGGCCGGCTGCTTCCGCTTTCTCAATCAGCGCAAGGGCTGA
- a CDS encoding fatty acid desaturase — MTVYLDARHRRLVKMLSRTFAARSEWPTWALVFGVYGSWLTLLCGWQLLGYWTLPPLILVVVLHQSLQHELIHGHPTRWPGANAMLAYPPLGLWFPFPLYRDSHLAHHHRETLTDPRLDPESRYVDAELWERRGQAGRALLWLDKTLIGRILVGPALALHGMLDHEVRRWRRGEPGVLRVWLVHLVLGAGLLVAVQELSGMPAAVYALGIAWPGLAVPLIRSFYEHRPAQDPAQRCVLNESGGALRWLFLNNTLHLVHHDLPGLPWYLIPRVYRARRTAYRMRSGDFVFSGYRELGRRFAWRAVDTPMHPGWKGPACQPADQDRTNTSCLFINTTPIEKRSVV; from the coding sequence GTGACTGTCTATCTGGATGCGCGGCATCGCCGCCTGGTCAAAATGCTCTCGCGTACCTTTGCCGCCCGCAGTGAGTGGCCTACCTGGGCGCTGGTCTTCGGCGTCTACGGCAGCTGGCTGACGCTCCTCTGTGGCTGGCAGTTGCTCGGCTATTGGACGCTGCCGCCGCTGATACTGGTCGTCGTACTCCATCAGTCCCTGCAGCACGAGCTGATCCATGGCCATCCCACGCGCTGGCCGGGTGCGAACGCCATGCTTGCCTATCCGCCCCTCGGGCTCTGGTTTCCCTTTCCGCTCTATCGCGACAGTCATTTGGCTCACCACCATCGCGAGACGCTCACTGATCCACGACTCGATCCCGAGAGCCGCTATGTCGATGCGGAGCTCTGGGAGCGGAGAGGGCAGGCCGGACGCGCGCTGCTCTGGCTGGACAAGACGCTGATCGGACGGATCCTGGTAGGTCCGGCGCTGGCGCTGCACGGCATGCTCGATCATGAAGTCCGCCGCTGGCGACGCGGCGAGCCTGGCGTGCTGCGCGTCTGGCTGGTCCACTTGGTGCTAGGCGCTGGCCTGCTGGTGGCGGTTCAAGAACTGTCCGGAATGCCCGCGGCGGTCTATGCCCTGGGCATCGCCTGGCCCGGCCTGGCCGTGCCGCTGATCAGGTCCTTCTACGAACATCGGCCGGCACAGGATCCTGCCCAGCGCTGCGTACTCAATGAGAGCGGCGGGGCGCTGCGGTGGCTGTTTCTCAACAACACCCTGCATCTGGTTCACCACGATCTGCCCGGCTTGCCCTGGTATCTCATCCCTCGGGTCTACCGTGCCAGACGCACGGCCTACAGGATGCGCAGCGGTGATTTCGTGTTCTCGGGTTATCGCGAACTAGGGCGACGTTTTGCCTGGCGGGCCGTGGATACGCCCATGCATCCCGGTTGGAAGGGTCCGGCGTGTCAACCAGCAGACCAGGATCGAACAAACACCTCATGCTTGTTTATTAATACCACCCCTATAGAGAAAAGATCCGTCGTCTAG
- a CDS encoding acyl-CoA dehydrogenase family protein — protein MSTLCAGWGAGPSDRYAELSAQFQPLFRRIREGAISREVQRRLPVEELGWLKAAGFTALRLPIEYGGAGITLPELFALLIELGEADSNLVQALRGHMGFVEGLLNSENEARRRRWFARISAGETLGPASSEVGDARRAEFSTRLCRDGDSLLLSGTKFYTTGSLYADWIDVGATDDAGNRVTATLRRDAPGVEVVDDWNGFGQTLTASGTATFTSVRVAPEDVVPVGERFRYSPGFFQVFHLANLAGLGRAMSGEVAAAVAARTRTFTIGNADRVSQDPQVLAVVGQVRSAAYCAGVITLKNAEALQRAYDLRHADDPAAEDRAVGLAELEVCQSLNVVTDLILDASGRLFDALGASATLKPQGLDRFWRNARTLASHNPRIYKDRIVGDFAVNGTVPPPQWKIGVA, from the coding sequence ATGAGTACCCTTTGCGCAGGCTGGGGCGCAGGCCCTTCCGATCGATACGCCGAACTCTCGGCGCAGTTTCAGCCGCTGTTCCGGCGCATCCGCGAGGGGGCCATCTCGCGTGAAGTACAACGGCGTCTACCCGTAGAGGAGCTTGGCTGGCTGAAGGCGGCGGGGTTCACCGCCTTGCGTCTGCCGATCGAATACGGCGGGGCAGGTATCACCCTGCCGGAGCTCTTTGCCCTGCTCATCGAACTGGGTGAGGCGGACTCCAACCTGGTCCAGGCCCTGCGCGGGCATATGGGCTTTGTCGAAGGGCTGCTGAACAGTGAAAACGAGGCGCGGCGCAGGCGCTGGTTCGCCCGTATCTCCGCCGGCGAGACCCTGGGCCCGGCTTCAAGCGAAGTGGGTGACGCCCGGCGTGCCGAGTTCAGTACCCGCCTCTGCCGGGACGGAGATTCCCTGCTGCTTTCCGGCACCAAGTTCTACACCACCGGCTCGCTCTATGCCGATTGGATCGACGTGGGCGCCACCGACGACGCGGGCAACAGGGTAACGGCCACCCTTCGCCGCGACGCCCCCGGCGTGGAGGTAGTGGATGACTGGAACGGCTTCGGCCAGACCCTCACCGCCAGTGGTACAGCGACCTTTACCAGTGTTCGGGTAGCGCCCGAGGACGTAGTGCCGGTGGGCGAGCGGTTCCGTTATTCGCCCGGGTTCTTCCAGGTGTTTCACCTCGCCAATCTGGCCGGCCTGGGACGCGCCATGAGCGGCGAGGTCGCCGCAGCAGTGGCCGCCCGCACCCGTACCTTCACCATCGGCAATGCCGACCGGGTCAGCCAGGATCCGCAGGTGCTGGCCGTGGTGGGTCAGGTGCGCAGCGCCGCCTACTGCGCCGGGGTGATCACCCTGAAGAATGCCGAGGCGCTGCAAAGGGCCTATGACCTCAGGCACGCAGACGATCCCGCCGCTGAGGATCGCGCGGTGGGCCTGGCCGAATTGGAGGTCTGCCAGTCGCTGAATGTGGTTACGGACCTCATCCTTGACGCCTCCGGCCGCCTGTTCGACGCCCTGGGCGCATCGGCGACGCTGAAGCCTCAGGGGCTGGATCGCTTCTGGCGCAATGCTCGCACCCTCGCCTCCCACAATCCGCGCATCTACAAGGACCGGATCGTCGGTGACTTCGCGGTCAATGGCACTGTCCCGCCACCCCAATGGAAGATCGGTGTTGCCTGA